The Longimicrobium sp. genome includes a window with the following:
- a CDS encoding MoxR family ATPase, with amino-acid sequence MTILETPAAPGDRAQAVLDRLGTVVLGQEDVLRQMMVALLAGGHALMEGVPGTAKTLSIRSLALALELRFGRVQFTPDLMPTDLVGVNMLDELKREFVYHPGPIFTDLLLADEINRAPAKTQAALLEAMAERQVTVDGRTRVLPASFTVFASQNPVEYEGTYPLPEAQLDRFLLKIVIGYPGHDAERAILDRYAEGFSADRVESYGLAPMMSAAELIGLRQAVAAVHVEPAVRDYVTRIVRATREEPTLALGASPRASVALFLASRAEAFLSGRDFVTPDDVKALVLPVLRHRVILTPEAEVEGQTVDERLNGLLQTLPAPIR; translated from the coding sequence GTGACGATCCTGGAAACGCCGGCCGCCCCCGGCGACCGCGCGCAGGCCGTGCTGGACCGGCTGGGCACCGTGGTGCTGGGGCAGGAAGACGTGCTCCGCCAGATGATGGTGGCGCTGCTGGCCGGCGGGCACGCCCTGATGGAAGGAGTCCCCGGCACCGCCAAGACGCTCTCCATCCGCTCGCTGGCGCTGGCGCTGGAGCTGCGCTTCGGGCGGGTGCAGTTCACCCCGGACCTGATGCCCACCGACCTGGTGGGCGTCAACATGCTGGACGAGCTCAAGCGCGAGTTCGTCTACCATCCCGGCCCCATCTTCACCGACCTGCTGCTGGCGGACGAGATCAACCGCGCCCCCGCCAAGACGCAGGCCGCCCTGCTGGAGGCGATGGCCGAGCGGCAGGTGACGGTGGACGGCAGGACGCGCGTCCTCCCCGCCTCCTTCACCGTCTTCGCGTCGCAGAACCCGGTGGAGTACGAGGGGACGTACCCGCTCCCCGAGGCGCAGCTCGACCGCTTCCTTCTCAAGATCGTCATCGGCTACCCGGGCCACGACGCCGAGCGCGCCATCCTGGACCGCTACGCCGAGGGCTTCAGCGCCGACCGTGTGGAGAGCTACGGCCTGGCGCCCATGATGTCGGCCGCGGAGCTGATCGGGCTGCGGCAGGCGGTGGCGGCGGTACACGTGGAGCCGGCGGTGCGCGACTACGTCACCCGCATCGTGCGCGCGACCCGCGAGGAGCCGACGCTGGCGCTGGGCGCGTCGCCGCGGGCGAGCGTGGCCCTCTTTCTGGCCTCGCGCGCCGAAGCCTTCCTCTCCGGCCGCGACTTCGTGACGCCGGACGACGTGAAGGCGCTCGTCCTTCCCGTCCTGCGCCACCGCGTGATCCTGACCCCCGAGGCTGAGGTGGAGGGGCAGACGGTGGACGAGCGGCTGAACGGGCTCCTGCAGACGCTTCCGGCGCCCATCCGGTGA
- a CDS encoding DUF58 domain-containing protein, which translates to MSRKPRREWAPGVLPSHRFLIVLAGAALLHPLSTAGALAADALLLVLFAVDAILAPRALRVERRAPRRVSLNAEAEVTLSVQNNGPRPTHLRITDDLPPILTRLDGDVRELTIRPGHTERATYRVRAARRGDAQFGDVHLRVLGPLGLAWRQRRVTREDAVRVQPGVAELRRYRLLGLHNRLRDAGFRAVRQRGEGGSFESLREYVRGDDPRSMDWKASARRGQMIVRQFQVEKRQNVMIAIDAGRLMTQKIGGQERLDYALTAALLLADVAALHGDLVGLLVFSDRVTQYLPPSKASLSRMADALGDVHAKMVEPNYPAAFTYLAHQLRRRSLLVMFTDIIDARASSALVAHLGRAAERHLPIAVAIRNPELEAAATLAAKDEADVFRRAAAEELLQARAAALAAMQRAGVLVADTRPTDAVPSAVNRYLDVKRRGLL; encoded by the coding sequence GTGAGCCGCAAGCCCCGCCGGGAGTGGGCGCCCGGCGTCCTTCCGTCGCACCGCTTCCTCATCGTGCTGGCGGGCGCGGCGCTCCTCCACCCGCTGAGCACCGCGGGCGCGCTGGCGGCGGACGCCCTCCTCCTGGTCCTCTTCGCCGTGGATGCCATCCTGGCGCCCCGCGCGCTGCGGGTGGAGCGGCGCGCGCCCCGCCGCGTCTCGCTCAACGCCGAGGCGGAGGTCACGCTCTCGGTCCAGAACAACGGCCCCCGCCCGACCCACCTGCGCATCACCGACGACCTCCCGCCGATCCTTACCAGGCTGGACGGCGACGTGCGCGAGCTCACCATCCGCCCCGGCCACACCGAGCGCGCCACCTACCGCGTCCGCGCCGCGCGCCGCGGCGACGCGCAGTTCGGTGACGTTCACCTGCGCGTCTTGGGCCCGCTCGGCCTCGCGTGGAGGCAGCGCCGCGTCACGCGCGAGGACGCCGTGCGCGTGCAGCCGGGAGTGGCCGAGCTGCGCCGCTACCGCCTGCTGGGCCTCCACAACCGCCTGCGCGACGCCGGCTTCCGCGCCGTCCGCCAGCGCGGCGAGGGCGGCTCCTTCGAGAGCCTGCGCGAGTACGTGCGCGGCGACGACCCGCGCAGCATGGACTGGAAGGCGAGCGCGCGCCGCGGGCAGATGATCGTGCGTCAGTTCCAGGTGGAGAAGCGGCAGAACGTGATGATCGCCATCGACGCCGGCCGCCTGATGACGCAGAAGATCGGCGGCCAGGAGCGCCTCGACTATGCCCTGACCGCCGCCCTGCTGCTGGCCGACGTGGCCGCGCTGCACGGCGACCTCGTCGGGCTCCTCGTCTTCAGCGACCGCGTCACGCAGTACCTGCCGCCGAGCAAGGCCTCCCTCTCGCGCATGGCGGACGCGCTGGGCGACGTGCACGCGAAGATGGTGGAGCCCAACTACCCGGCGGCGTTCACCTACCTGGCGCACCAGCTCCGCCGCCGCTCTCTGCTGGTGATGTTCACGGACATCATCGACGCGCGAGCCTCTTCCGCGCTGGTGGCGCACCTGGGCCGCGCGGCGGAGCGGCACCTCCCCATCGCCGTCGCCATCCGCAACCCCGAGCTGGAAGCCGCCGCCACCCTCGCCGCCAAAGACGAGGCCGACGTCTTCCGCCGCGCCGCCGCCGAGGAGCTACTCCAGGCCCGCGCCGCCGCGCTCGCCGCCATGCAGCGCGCCGGCGTGTTGGTCGCGGACACCCGCCCCACGGACGCCGTGCCCTCGGCGGTGAACCGCTACCTGGACGTGAAGCGGCGGGGGTTGTTGTAG
- a CDS encoding ATP-binding protein — protein sequence MLRNVTLRFGAAPGEPALSFAPGPMTVFVGPNNSGKSLALRELEALIESGDPSLLHIVRSITPYLPDAETVERMVRSREVEGEPVDEGWVRVLRLMARDEEGGKRATDLLETPREQLVNLAALRAAVEHGGGLSGEELRMVSREFLSLFTLRLDGQTRLALTQPRLARDLQANPANHLAALFKDDAARERIREITADALGLYFTIDPTGSPRFRIRMSERAPLDLAEEQALDERARAFHGRAHDIATMSDGVRAFTGLTAAVMSADYRLMLVDEPEAFLHPPLIRKLGKRLTELAAERGANLLASTHSPDFVMGCIQSGKRVNIVRLTWRSGVASARLLSADKLQTMMRDPLLRSTGVLGALFHEGAIVCEADADRVFYAEMNERLLGARRGGADGCVFLNAQNKQTIRRIVRPLREMGIPAVALVDLDIFKGKEDFRELMRAGFVPPVFWEPWEERRKRLHQEMRNEDYKSGGIYTLPRGARQQADALLAGLAEYGLFVVPVGELENWLPELEVGGHGPEWLTQVFHRMGTDPTSPDYMRPAGGGVWKFMQRLAAWIADPHRRGMADEVIDVAHQIAPPEEDEDVGAVEGVAELGRGVSAAARTGPRTERVERKERKPAA from the coding sequence ATGCTGCGCAACGTCACCCTTCGCTTCGGTGCCGCACCCGGCGAGCCCGCGCTCAGCTTCGCGCCGGGGCCGATGACGGTTTTCGTCGGGCCCAACAACTCGGGGAAGAGCCTGGCGCTGCGCGAGCTGGAGGCGCTGATCGAGAGCGGCGACCCCTCGCTCCTGCACATCGTGCGCTCCATCACCCCCTATCTTCCCGATGCGGAGACGGTGGAGCGGATGGTGCGCTCGCGCGAGGTGGAGGGCGAGCCGGTGGACGAAGGCTGGGTGCGCGTGCTGCGGCTGATGGCGCGCGACGAGGAGGGCGGAAAGCGCGCCACAGACCTGCTGGAGACTCCGCGCGAACAGCTCGTGAACCTGGCGGCGCTTCGGGCGGCGGTGGAGCACGGCGGCGGCCTCAGCGGCGAGGAGCTCCGCATGGTGAGCCGCGAGTTCCTGTCGCTGTTCACCCTGCGGCTGGACGGGCAGACGCGCCTCGCCCTCACGCAGCCAAGGCTCGCGCGCGACCTGCAGGCGAATCCCGCCAACCACCTGGCCGCGCTCTTCAAGGACGATGCGGCCCGCGAGCGCATCCGCGAGATCACGGCCGATGCGCTGGGGCTGTACTTCACCATCGATCCCACGGGAAGCCCGCGCTTCCGCATCCGCATGTCCGAGCGTGCGCCGCTGGACCTGGCGGAGGAGCAGGCGCTGGACGAGCGTGCCCGCGCCTTCCACGGCCGCGCGCACGACATCGCCACCATGAGTGACGGGGTGCGCGCCTTCACCGGCTTGACCGCGGCGGTGATGAGCGCCGACTACCGGCTGATGCTGGTGGACGAGCCGGAGGCCTTCCTGCACCCGCCGCTCATCCGCAAGCTGGGGAAGCGCCTGACGGAGCTCGCGGCCGAGCGCGGGGCCAACCTGCTCGCCTCCACGCACTCGCCCGACTTCGTGATGGGGTGCATCCAGAGCGGCAAGCGCGTGAACATCGTGCGCCTGACGTGGCGCTCGGGTGTCGCCAGCGCGCGCCTGCTCTCCGCGGACAAGCTGCAGACGATGATGCGCGACCCGCTCCTCCGCTCCACGGGGGTGCTGGGGGCGCTCTTCCACGAGGGCGCCATCGTCTGCGAAGCGGACGCCGACCGCGTCTTCTACGCCGAAATGAACGAGCGGCTGCTGGGCGCGCGGCGCGGAGGGGCGGACGGCTGCGTCTTCCTCAACGCGCAGAACAAGCAGACGATCCGCCGCATCGTGCGCCCCCTGCGCGAGATGGGGATCCCCGCCGTGGCGCTGGTGGACCTGGACATCTTCAAGGGGAAGGAAGACTTCCGCGAGCTGATGCGCGCGGGCTTCGTTCCGCCCGTCTTCTGGGAGCCGTGGGAGGAGCGCCGCAAGCGCCTCCACCAGGAGATGCGCAACGAGGACTACAAGTCGGGCGGCATCTACACGCTCCCGCGCGGTGCACGCCAGCAGGCGGACGCGCTGCTGGCCGGGCTGGCGGAATACGGCCTCTTCGTGGTGCCGGTGGGGGAGCTGGAGAACTGGCTGCCCGAGCTGGAGGTGGGTGGGCACGGGCCGGAGTGGCTGACGCAGGTCTTCCACCGCATGGGAACCGACCCGACGTCGCCCGACTACATGCGGCCGGCGGGCGGCGGGGTGTGGAAGTTCATGCAGCGCCTCGCCGCCTGGATCGCCGACCCGCACCGCCGCGGCATGGCCGACGAGGTCATCGACGTCGCCCACCAGATCGCCCCGCCCGAGGAGGACGAGGACGTGGGTGCGGTGGAGGGGGTGGCGGAGCTGGGGCGGGGGGTGAGTGCTGCCGCGAGGACAGGGCCGCGCACGGAGCGGGTGGAGAGGAAGGAGCGGAAGCCGGCGGCGTGA
- a CDS encoding MFS transporter, whose amino-acid sequence MKERSTHRSLVFTGLLLAMFMSAIEGTIVATAMPSIASELGGFALYSWVFSSYLLMQAIAIPIFGKLSDLVGRKPVFICGVVVLLVGSVLCGFAHSMTALVGYRFLQGLGAGAVQPITTTLAGDLYTLEERGRIQGYISSVWGISSIVGPLAGGLLVHSIGWPWIFWVNLPLGLASIGLVAIYLHEGLEPKERSIDYPGALLLLVGVGSLMLALTQASTWGIGIVAGLLALFVISFYLFIKQERRAPDPLMQMDLWSSGLIRYGNIATLGAGILLIGIVTFLPTFVQGVLGGTALMAGFALSAMTLGWPLAAFIAGRRIVTTGVRRIVRAGGVAVLAGTLTIALLAGFGPVPAGIGSFVLGVGLGLLTSTSLVAIQSSVPWNQRGVATASNMLMRILGNALGAALFGGLLNLMMSRYIRREGLQGRVSLDSIQSLMGESAPSGALSPAVLDLLRAGLSQSLHVVFWGIALLGVLTLIAAWRIPEMERAAED is encoded by the coding sequence GTGAAGGAACGCTCCACCCACCGCTCGCTCGTATTCACCGGGCTCCTCCTGGCGATGTTCATGTCCGCCATCGAGGGGACCATCGTGGCCACGGCCATGCCCAGCATCGCGTCCGAGCTGGGCGGGTTCGCGCTCTACAGCTGGGTCTTCTCGTCGTACCTGCTGATGCAGGCCATCGCCATCCCCATCTTCGGAAAGCTCTCCGACCTGGTGGGGAGGAAGCCGGTGTTCATCTGCGGCGTGGTGGTCCTGCTCGTGGGCTCGGTGCTCTGCGGCTTCGCGCACTCGATGACGGCGCTGGTGGGATACCGCTTCCTTCAGGGGCTGGGCGCGGGCGCGGTGCAGCCCATCACCACCACGCTGGCCGGCGACCTGTACACGCTGGAGGAGCGCGGCCGCATCCAGGGCTACATCTCCAGCGTGTGGGGGATCTCGTCCATCGTGGGGCCGCTGGCGGGCGGGCTGCTGGTGCACAGCATCGGGTGGCCGTGGATCTTCTGGGTCAACCTGCCGCTGGGGCTCGCGTCCATCGGGCTGGTCGCGATCTACCTGCACGAGGGGCTCGAGCCGAAGGAGCGCAGCATCGACTACCCCGGCGCGCTCCTCCTGCTCGTCGGCGTCGGGTCGCTGATGCTGGCGCTGACCCAGGCGAGCACGTGGGGGATCGGGATCGTGGCGGGACTGCTGGCGCTCTTCGTCATCTCGTTCTACCTCTTCATCAAGCAGGAGCGCCGCGCGCCCGACCCGCTGATGCAGATGGACCTGTGGTCGAGCGGCCTCATCCGCTACGGCAACATCGCCACGCTCGGCGCCGGGATCCTGCTGATCGGCATCGTCACGTTCCTGCCCACGTTCGTGCAGGGCGTGCTGGGCGGGACCGCGCTGATGGCAGGCTTCGCGCTCTCGGCGATGACGCTGGGGTGGCCGCTCGCCGCCTTCATCGCGGGGCGGCGCATCGTGACCACGGGCGTGCGGCGTATCGTGCGCGCGGGCGGCGTCGCGGTGCTCGCGGGGACGCTGACCATCGCGCTGCTGGCGGGCTTCGGGCCGGTGCCGGCGGGGATCGGTTCGTTCGTGCTGGGGGTGGGCCTGGGCCTCCTCACCAGCACCTCGCTCGTCGCCATCCAGAGCAGCGTCCCCTGGAACCAGCGCGGCGTCGCCACCGCATCCAACATGCTGATGCGCATCCTGGGGAACGCCCTGGGCGCGGCGCTCTTCGGCGGCCTCCTCAACCTGATGATGTCGCGCTACATCCGCCGCGAGGGCCTGCAGGGACGCGTCTCGCTCGACAGCATCCAGTCGCTGATGGGCGAGTCCGCCCCCTCCGGCGCCCTGAGCCCCGCGGTGCTCGACCTCCTCCGCGCGGGCCTGTCGCAGAGCCTGCACGTCGTCTTCTGGGGAATCGCCCTCCTGGGCGTCCTCACCCTCATCGCCGCCTGGCGCATCCCCGAGATGGAGCGGGCGGCAGAAGATTGA
- a CDS encoding DUF4160 domain-containing protein, whose product MPVIYVGDGLTVKVFTREHRPPHVHVFCRDGEAIIVIGAPGEDPEVRAVYGLRTWEVARAVEIVRENQAAFRDAWRKYHGY is encoded by the coding sequence ATGCCGGTGATCTACGTGGGTGACGGGCTCACCGTAAAGGTCTTCACGCGCGAACACCGCCCGCCGCACGTGCACGTGTTCTGCCGGGACGGCGAAGCAATCATCGTGATTGGGGCGCCCGGAGAGGACCCGGAGGTGCGGGCCGTGTACGGCCTGCGCACCTGGGAAGTGGCGCGGGCAGTGGAGATCGTGCGGGAGAACCAGGCTGCTTTCCGCGACGCGTGGAGAAAGTACCATGGATACTGA
- a CDS encoding DUF2442 domain-containing protein, translating into MDTEAGVDPALIRQIAEARRAGQRALKNEPRVAFAAYDSATGEVRVRMHNGSSFAIPVRMLIELDGAGDEDLAGVKVPPSGCGLSWPALDVDIALSGILDAAFGSVVRSGIARKAGSTRSSAKSRASRENGRKGGRPRKE; encoded by the coding sequence ATGGATACTGAGGCAGGGGTGGACCCGGCACTGATCCGCCAGATCGCGGAAGCCCGCCGCGCTGGGCAGCGCGCGCTGAAAAACGAGCCGCGCGTCGCATTCGCCGCATACGATTCGGCTACCGGTGAGGTGCGTGTCCGGATGCACAACGGATCCTCCTTCGCCATACCCGTCCGCATGCTCATCGAGCTCGATGGGGCGGGCGATGAGGATCTTGCTGGCGTGAAGGTCCCGCCCTCTGGATGCGGTCTCAGCTGGCCCGCTCTCGACGTGGACATCGCACTGTCGGGGATTCTGGACGCGGCATTCGGAAGCGTCGTGCGAAGCGGCATCGCCCGGAAAGCCGGCTCCACCCGCAGCAGCGCCAAATCACGCGCGTCCCGCGAGAATGGGAGAAAAGGCGGCAGGCCGCGAAAGGAGTAG